In one window of Methanoculleus thermophilus DNA:
- a CDS encoding DUF2124 domain-containing protein, translated as MELIEELSGVPGMLRPFKAYLREAGLGAGDQVAYYGCPGTCTPFIELLGFAVRDLPVEQVYVPYVDEAQARAIRPVEGVGMQASSDVVRVDPKVIVLMGGLAMPGVPVTKEAVQSVVGAHPGAKIVGICFMEMFKKGGWLDAFDFDLIIDATLKPVRIWR; from the coding sequence ATGGAACTGATTGAAGAACTCTCCGGCGTCCCCGGGATGCTGCGGCCATTCAAGGCATATCTCCGTGAAGCCGGGCTTGGTGCGGGCGACCAGGTCGCATACTATGGCTGCCCCGGCACCTGCACTCCCTTCATCGAGCTTCTGGGGTTCGCCGTCCGGGACCTACCTGTCGAACAGGTGTATGTGCCCTACGTTGACGAAGCGCAGGCAAGGGCGATCCGCCCGGTCGAGGGTGTCGGGATGCAGGCCTCGTCCGATGTGGTTAGAGTCGACCCGAAGGTGATCGTCCTGATGGGCGGGCTTGCCATGCCCGGGGTCCCGGTCACGAAAGAAGCGGTCCAGTCGGTCGTCGGCGCCCATCCCGGCGCGAAGATCGTGGGTATCTGCTTTATGGAGATGTTTAAGAAAGGGGGATGGCTTGATGCCTTCGACTTTGACCTGATCATCGATGCCACCCTCAAGCCGGTCAGGATCTGGCGGTGA
- a CDS encoding ATP-binding protein produces the protein MLTDLAKALKAMGYNDAEIPTLVRSFPPAVTRYLQDFRLQEVRDIVETLLYIYIAQNSSSSRGEGVGVVEQSCYAYTSGPLFVLAQAGLIDSVSWHGMKVISATAAGVEIARPLVEARIRALDIESLAHDIHEVVPTLLAGTVRGSYVNKTFPSTLPRTEETFIGFLLNNCPGLFIECERFAARLKDAGCAVLAYAYDLDTVAPDGVVYTFPPEFAYILKRMLEAIDPDLREHYDMLLESFCSTFTVLRYLATGEDYDRIRASPGHRRELSRVLSVLSDAIYVLEQVPQADGVDLSRFIIKDRDLYDARLRDLGRELMAEVAEKIVIDRSTPEPVVVPALCKGEVSPAPDPAPESLPVAPPIPSVEAEMEDEEEDEEDAWDDVSFGDETDEEEVEPIPPDIVLPDPSPSTPAPAVVPRPGGLDIFLGYAQDGRRVYWSPGRLNNGHMIILGGSGAGKTETIRCIASELAAQEMPVVLIDFHGDMAANSGNIRSYKIREGGQYYFNPLELDPSIDEITPLRATSDFVDAISINFPTLGIQQRRKIKNIIKDCYRMSGITGKTETWTRVLNFDDIEDEIMNCEDEAIPAYLEDIFDYKLFSGEEKISIPTILSGGITHINLNALPENLRYLFADLFLRRIYYTLQAMGEIPRGTPDERAKFRLFVIVDEAKLLVSQKSGSKTAIKAVLNKYATEMRKFGVSLILASQLIAHFNEEILANIAVKFCMRSENKKQAQENAKFFEVSEKDLLNFQPGEGILIIGSEKMNVRIVPSTERNL, from the coding sequence GTGTTGACAGACCTTGCCAAAGCTCTCAAAGCGATGGGGTATAACGATGCCGAGATACCGACCCTGGTGAGATCATTCCCTCCCGCTGTCACCCGGTATCTGCAGGACTTCCGGTTGCAGGAGGTCCGCGACATTGTCGAGACCCTCCTCTACATCTACATTGCGCAGAACAGTTCATCGTCCCGAGGGGAGGGCGTGGGCGTGGTCGAGCAGAGTTGCTACGCCTATACGTCGGGGCCGCTCTTCGTCCTTGCGCAGGCCGGCCTCATAGACTCCGTCTCCTGGCACGGGATGAAGGTGATCAGCGCAACGGCCGCAGGAGTTGAGATTGCCCGCCCGCTTGTCGAGGCCCGGATTCGGGCGCTGGATATCGAGAGCCTTGCCCATGATATCCATGAGGTTGTCCCGACCCTCCTTGCAGGGACCGTGCGGGGGTCATACGTCAACAAGACCTTCCCGTCCACGCTTCCCCGCACCGAAGAGACATTCATCGGTTTTCTACTCAACAATTGTCCGGGGCTCTTTATCGAGTGCGAGCGGTTCGCGGCCCGGCTTAAGGACGCCGGATGTGCGGTCCTTGCCTATGCTTACGATCTCGACACGGTCGCGCCTGATGGCGTCGTCTATACCTTCCCCCCGGAGTTTGCCTATATCCTCAAGAGGATGCTTGAAGCGATCGATCCCGATCTCCGGGAGCACTACGATATGCTCCTCGAATCGTTCTGCTCGACATTCACTGTTCTGCGTTATCTTGCCACTGGCGAGGACTACGACCGTATCCGGGCGTCACCGGGCCACCGACGGGAACTCTCGCGGGTGCTTTCGGTCCTTTCCGACGCAATCTACGTCCTCGAGCAGGTGCCCCAGGCCGATGGGGTCGACCTCTCCCGTTTCATCATCAAGGACCGGGACCTCTACGACGCGCGCCTTCGCGACCTCGGGCGGGAGTTGATGGCCGAGGTCGCAGAGAAGATCGTCATAGACCGATCCACCCCGGAACCCGTGGTAGTACCGGCTCTTTGCAAGGGCGAGGTCAGCCCTGCTCCTGACCCTGCTCCTGAGAGTCTCCCGGTCGCGCCGCCCATACCCTCTGTTGAGGCGGAAATGGAGGACGAAGAGGAGGACGAAGAGGACGCGTGGGACGACGTCTCCTTTGGAGACGAAACGGATGAAGAGGAGGTTGAACCGATACCCCCGGATATCGTGCTGCCCGACCCTTCCCCCTCGACCCCGGCTCCGGCGGTCGTCCCCCGCCCCGGCGGCCTCGATATCTTCCTCGGTTACGCCCAGGACGGGCGACGGGTTTACTGGTCGCCTGGGCGGCTCAACAACGGCCACATGATCATCCTCGGCGGTTCGGGGGCCGGCAAGACCGAGACGATACGGTGCATCGCCTCGGAACTGGCGGCACAGGAGATGCCGGTCGTCCTGATCGACTTTCACGGGGATATGGCCGCGAACAGCGGGAATATCCGGTCCTACAAGATCCGCGAGGGCGGGCAGTACTACTTCAACCCGCTTGAACTCGATCCTTCGATCGACGAGATCACCCCGCTCCGGGCCACTTCGGACTTCGTCGATGCAATATCGATCAACTTCCCGACGCTCGGGATCCAGCAGCGCAGGAAGATCAAGAATATCATCAAGGACTGTTACCGGATGTCCGGGATCACGGGAAAGACAGAGACCTGGACGCGGGTGCTCAATTTCGACGACATCGAAGACGAGATCATGAACTGCGAGGATGAGGCGATCCCGGCCTACCTTGAGGATATCTTCGACTACAAGCTCTTCTCGGGTGAGGAGAAGATCTCGATCCCCACGATCCTCTCCGGGGGAATCACCCATATCAACCTAAACGCCCTTCCGGAGAACCTGCGCTACCTCTTTGCGGACCTCTTTCTCAGACGGATCTACTACACCCTCCAGGCGATGGGCGAGATTCCGCGTGGGACGCCGGACGAGCGGGCGAAGTTCCGCCTCTTTGTCATCGTCGACGAGGCAAAACTCCTGGTGAGCCAGAAGAGCGGCTCAAAGACGGCGATCAAGGCGGTTCTCAACAAATATGCGACCGAGATGCGGAAGTTCGGGGTCTCGCTCATCCTCGCCTCGCAGCTCATCGCCCACTTCAACGAGGAGATCCTCGCAAACATCGCCGTGAAGTTCTGCATGCGCTCCGAGAATAAGAAACAGGCCCAGGAGAACGCCAAATTCTTCGAGGTGAGCGAGAAGGATCTCCTCAACTTCCAGCCCGGGGAGGGTATTCTGATCATCGGTTCGGAGAAGATGAACGTCAGGATCGTCCCCTCGACCGAGCGGAACCTATAG
- a CDS encoding DNA polymerase ligase N-terminal domain-containing protein, translating into MTGPDTLDEYRGKRDFSRTLEPPGDAEAVLPSPIFVIQKHDASTLHYDFRLEVDGVLKSWAVPKGPSTNPKEKRLAIPTEDHPLGYAGFEGVIPEGSYGAGTVLVWDQGTYRNLTQKSGREIPVAEALRQGHVSVWLEGKKLRGGFSLTRFRTGKGEAWLLVKKDDAEADPSRDPVAAEPRSVLSGRTLEEVAAGKDE; encoded by the coding sequence ATGACAGGACCGGATACCCTCGATGAGTACCGCGGGAAGAGAGACTTTTCCCGAACGCTGGAACCTCCGGGTGATGCGGAGGCCGTGCTTCCGTCTCCCATCTTTGTCATCCAGAAGCATGATGCGAGCACGCTCCACTACGATTTCCGCCTGGAGGTCGATGGTGTCCTCAAATCGTGGGCCGTCCCGAAAGGGCCGTCTACGAACCCGAAGGAGAAGCGTCTTGCGATCCCGACGGAGGATCATCCACTTGGCTATGCCGGCTTTGAGGGCGTCATTCCTGAGGGTAGTTACGGGGCCGGGACGGTTCTCGTCTGGGACCAGGGAACCTACCGGAATCTCACGCAGAAGAGCGGTCGGGAGATCCCGGTTGCCGAGGCCCTCCGGCAGGGCCATGTATCGGTCTGGCTCGAGGGGAAGAAACTCCGGGGCGGGTTCTCTCTCACCCGCTTCAGGACCGGAAAAGGCGAGGCCTGGTTGCTTGTGAAGAAGGACGATGCCGAGGCGGATCCTTCCCGGGACCCGGTTGCGGCTGAGCCCCGATCGGTCCTCTCTGGCCGGACGCTAGAGGAGGTCGCGGCGGGGAAGGATGAGTGA
- the speD gene encoding S-adenosylmethionine decarboxylase, giving the protein MASKVMTNNAAAGGAVTQALSDAEIVAQFKQRGCWGLYTSVDLKGCDPASIRDPEKIHQFIIELCDLIDMKRFGEPQIIHFGPNERVAGFSMTQLIETSLVSGHFANETNAAYLDIFSCKEYEPSKAAEFCKDFFGAQSVTYQVLFRD; this is encoded by the coding sequence ATGGCAAGTAAGGTAATGACAAACAACGCTGCCGCAGGCGGCGCTGTGACACAGGCATTAAGCGACGCAGAGATTGTTGCACAGTTCAAGCAGCGTGGTTGCTGGGGGCTGTACACAAGCGTGGATTTGAAGGGATGCGATCCGGCATCGATAAGAGATCCAGAAAAGATTCACCAGTTCATCATCGAACTGTGCGACCTCATCGACATGAAGAGATTCGGCGAACCGCAGATCATCCACTTCGGCCCAAATGAGAGGGTAGCAGGATTCTCCATGACTCAGCTCATCGAGACATCGCTGGTCTCCGGCCACTTCGCGAACGAGACCAACGCAGCCTACCTCGATATCTTCAGCTGCAAAGAATATGAGCCTTCGAAGGCAGCCGAGTTTTGTAAGGACTTTTTTGGAGCACAGTCAGTGACCTACCAGGTACTGTTCAGGGACTAA